A genomic stretch from Plutella xylostella chromosome 14, ilPluXylo3.1, whole genome shotgun sequence includes:
- the LOC105397927 gene encoding protein kibra, whose amino-acid sequence MPRRRNGEIPLPDGWDFATDFDGKLYFIDHNNRKTTWIDPRDRYTKPQSFADCTGNELPLGWEEAFDPQVGPYYINHVNQVTQLEDPRLEWLSIQEAMLRDYLHTAQEALEAKKEMYDVKKQRLCLAQDEYKHLNNALSTLGASRTSLCSSTTSVTTTSTTSRHDPDLLRSEVTQARGRVARLRKELRAARAEVACARRGVDTLAEVEQKLSAQQACYNITEAQAIMTELKNIQKSLTSGEKERADLMQSLAKLKDDLTRLQLGDASPDLSTLSLPQEKLSTASQTDLCAELVPIGTRLAEMARVRLQYDEARKRIQQIQQQLADLEDKVQPGQAESDKDRLLLFQEKEQLLRELRSITPRKRSKQEMCEIQTECKRLEQDLKNAFEMSNKCIADRLRLHEEKQLLLQQLKDALSSMTTLEGQLKTLSASTLSVSSSSSLGSLSTASSKGSLSSSISFTDIYGGPLIASSLQADKPIDMVDLHRRVERLLRGSTYNVDTPGASSSQPSLSPRSSLSSASPPPPPPSYNQVERQRRQQKELEDKLSEMRIGATGEITGLPTIPVQTQGPGRPCEPLSPICETPPPPLSPRPSSSGTNTRSVSAAVSDESVAGDSGVFEAAQGGSDAVNSAQIEIKLRYSPEDSALEIGMLRARNLHALFIDVETEVAIKGALVIGGGCGRAFRSRDVPWRGSTVAWQETVSTEVAGRRAIAACTLQLNVATGNECLGCAQVSLADFDPDVVSQKWYNVLSFRCMRRDESSDESTVISSQTSTLTRNRGPESMTGAECNVVDCGDNSDDDDDEAREPLNQIVEEDSFEDYIPEDIAIEELLPNTAEKETNTECNFCPEGARQLHRRKSQLASPSIEEPLATIKRSQTFSPQPQGIGKGQYICRLNRSESDSSMAQYARRSLHPPPVGIPFDRSLRERRSQRWGRMSAGAGLRHRSVVQKSRTPRTSLDLTLDLKAQHKRLSDLRDEIGQLTQLKKRLEEACDRGDPQIAAWVVTDATLQRLVGEGSGEPETRAARLLQRTCREIYRLRRRRRGPPRPDTTTFQEKMAFFTRTNSTIPNYPSENGEEVYSEDEWDDDLEERRTPDGRSSKSQELRRSQRSHTLTNGPTEPAASTEEPAEPCYENLPVKVEEQKTEEKYDFVVDRVLGVQV is encoded by the exons GCGAAGAAGGAGATGTACGATGTGAAGAAGCAGAGGCTGTGTCTGGCGCAGGACGAGTACAAGCACCTGAACAACGCGCTCAGCACCCTCGGAGCCTCGCGGACCAGCT TGTGTTCATCAACAACATCGGTGACCACTACGTCTACCACTTCCCGTCATGACCCCGACCTCCTGAGGTCAGAAGTGACCCAGGCCCGCGGTCGAGTGGCGAGGCTGAGGAAGGAACTTCGCGCCGCCAGGGCAGAGGTGGCGTGTGCTAGGCGAGGGGTCGACACCCTAGCTGA GGTGGAACAAAAGCTGAGCGCGCAGCAAGCATGCTACAACATCACGGAGGCGCAAGCCATAATGACGGAACTGAAAAACATCCAGAAATCCCTGACTTCAGGCGAGAAAGAGCGGGCCGACCTAATGCAGTCGCTAGCCAAGCTCAAGGACGATCTGACGAGGCTACAATTAGGTGATGCCTCGCCAGACCTATCCACTTTAAGTCTACCCCAAGAGAAGCTGAGCACCGCCTCACAAACAGATCTATGTGCGGAGCTTGTCCCTATAGGTACCAGACTAGCAGAAATGGCCCGAGTCAGACTCCAATACGACGAGGCCAGAAAACGGATACAACAAATCCAACAGCAACTAGCTGACCTAGAAGACAAAGTCCAACCCGGACAGGCAGAGTCTGACAAAGACAGACTACTACTATTCCAGGAGAAAGAACAATTACTACGGGAACTAAGAAGTATAACGCCGAGGAAGCGATCGAAGCAGGAAATGTGCGAGATTCAGACGGAATGCAAACGCTTGGAGCAAGACTTGAAGAATGCATTCGAAATGTCGAACAAGTGCATAGCGGATCGGTTGAGGCTACATGAGGAGAAGCAACTTCTGCTGCAACAGTTGAAAGACGCTTTATCTTCAATGACGACGTTAGAAGGGCAGTTGAAGACGCTATCAGCTAGTACTTTGTCTGTGTCTAGTAGTTCGAGCTTAGGGTCGCTTTCTACAGCGAGTAGCAAAGGATCTTTGAGCTCGAGCATCAGTTTCACAGACATATATGGGGGCCCGTTGATTGCGAGTTCCTTGCAAGCGGACAAACCTATCGACATGGTGGATCTACATAGACGAGTCGAAAG GTTACTCCGAGGCTCCACCTATAACGTGGACACCCCCGGTGCAAGCAGTTCTCAGCCCTCCTTGTCGCCTCGAAGCAGTTTGTCGTCTGCCAGCCCGCCTCCTCCGCCACCGTCTTACAATCAG gtgGAGAGGCAAAGAAGACAGCAGAAAGAATTGGAAGATAAATTATCTGAAATGAGAATAGGGGCCACCGGAGAAATCACTGGTTTACCtacaa TCCCCGTACAAACCCAGGGACCGGGGCGGCCGTGTGAGCCGCTCTCCCCTATCTGTGAAACACCGCCGCCCCCGCTGTCGCCTAGACCTTCTTCTAGTG GTACAAACACTAGATCAGTGTCGGCGGCAGTGAGCGACGAGTCGGTCGCCGGAGACTCGGGCGTCTTCGAGGCAGCTCAGGGAGGCTCTGATGCAG TGAACAGCGCCCAGATAGAGATCAAGCTGCGCTACAGTCCTGAAGACAGCGCGTTAGAGATCGGCatgctgcgcgcgcgcaaccTGCACGCGCTCTTCATAGACGTGGAGACGGAAGT AGCAATAAAAGGCGCGCTAGTTATCGGCGGCGGGTGCGGGCGCGCGTTCCGCTCTCGCGACGTGCCGTGGCGTGGTTCTACAGTGGCCTGGCAGGAGACCGTGTCGACAGAAGTAGCTGGCCGTAGAGCCATAGCGGCCTGCACTCTGCAGCTTAATGTGGCCACGGGGAACGAGTGTTTG GGTTGTGCGCAAGTCAGCCTAGCGGATTTCGACCCAGACGTGGTGTCTCAGAAGTGGTATAACGTGCTTAGTTTCCGCTGTATGCGACGGGATGAAAGCTCTGACGAGTCCACGGTTATATCGTCACAGACTTCCACGCTTACTAGGAATAGAG GTCCAGAAAGTATGACAGGAGCAGAGTGCAACGTCGTGGACTGCGGGGACAACTCCGACGATGACGACGACGAGGCGAGGGAACCACTCAACCAG ATAGTGGAAGAGGACTCGTTCGAAGACTACATTCCTGAAGACATAGCGATAGAGGAGCTGCTTCCTAACACGGCGGAGAAAGAGACCAACACCGAATGCAACTTCTGCCCCGAGGGAGCGAGACAGCTGCATAGGAG aaAAAGCCAACTAGCCAGCCCCAGTATCGAAGAGCCTCTCGCGACGATCAAGAGGTCCCAGACCTTCTCGCCGCAACCGCAGGGCATCGGCAAAGGACAATACATCTGCAG GCTAAACCGCTCCGAGTCCGACTCATCCATGGCTCAATACGCGCGGCGCTCGCTGCACCCTCCGCCCGTCGGGATCCCCTTCGACCGATCACTGAGGGAGCGACGCTCGCAGAG ATGGGGCCGCATGTCTGCGGGCGCCGGCCTGCGCCACCGCAGCGTGGTGCAGAAGTCCAGGACACCTAGGACCAGTCTGGACCTAACCCTAGACCTGAAGGCGCAGCACAAGAGGCTATCGGACCTGAGAGACGAGATCGGACAGCTCACGCAGTTGAAAAAGAG GCTAGAAGAAGCATGCGACCGCGGCGACCCTCAAATAGCAGCCTGGGTGGTCACCGACGCAACCCTCCAACGACTAGTTGGAGAAGGCTCGGGCGAGCCCGAGACACGCGCCGCGCGGCTGCTGCAGCGCACGTGCCGCGAGATCTACCGCCTGCGCAGGAGGCGCCGGGGGCCGCCGCGCCCCGACACCACCACCTTCCA AGAAAAGATGGCATTCTTCACACGCACCAACTCAACCATCCCGAACTACCCCTCCGAAAACGGAGAGGAGGTCTACTCTGAAGACGAATGGGATGACGACCTCGAGGAGAGGCGCACTCCGGACGGCCGATCGTCCAAGTCGCAGGAACTGCGCCGGTCGCAGAGAAGCCACACCTTAACCAACGGCCCCACGGAACCCGCTGCTTCGACAGAAGAACCAGCGGAACCCTGCTACGAGAATTTACCAGTAAAAGTTGAGGAACAGAAGACTGAAGAGAAGTATGATTTTGTTGTGGATCGAGTGTTAGGTGTTCAAGTCTAG